ACTCAATCTATATCACCGGCTGCCCCGGCACCGCCTCCCGAAGAAGAGCTGGCAGCGCCCTCTCCTTTTGCCCCTGAGCCGCCCGCCCCACCCGCCGAAAGACGAACCAACGAGGCGCCTGCGGGTACTCCTGGCGAGGAGCCCAAAAAGCGGCGGCGCTCTGTTCTGGCAGGTCCCGAGTACTCCGCCCTCAACGATGGGAGCGAAAGTGATTCGAACCTTCTCGATCCAATTGCAAACAACCCCTACAGCTCTCTGCGAGATCGCTCAATAGAATTCGTTTTCAAATTCCTTCAGGCTATCGCCAACGATGAGGTAATTTCGCTCGATGAGGCCGAAGACATCGTCTATGACTGCATTGAAGAGCCCGAAGCCATGGAGCATCTCTACACCCTGGCCGTCAGCGTTATCGACACCTCGAACTCGATGGCGATACACCTGTTCAACCACATGGTTTATTCGCTCAAACTTGGCCAGGGGCTCAAATGGCCTGAGGATCGCCTCATCCGCCTCGGTGTCGCCTCGCTGATTCATGACGTGGGTATGTGCGGCATCTCCCAGCACATCCGCCACAAAGAGGGAAAGCTGACCTCCGAGGAGATAGCCGAAATCAGGGTCCACCCCCAATACGGGATGGAGATTATCCTCCACATGTTCGGCGACCAATTTCAGTGGCTCGCCGAGGCGATCTACCACGAACATGAGCGCGAGAACGGCCGTGGATACCCCCAAGGTCTCTCTGGCGGGGAGATTTCCGAGTACGCCAAGATTATCGGCCTGGCAGATGTCTAGGAAGCGCTCACCCACCACCGCCCCCAGAGGAAGCGCATGCTTCCCCACAAGGCGGTGCAAGAGATCGTTCAGACCCAAAAGGTGCAGTTCCACCAACGTCTGCTCAAGGTCATGATCGAGGAGCTTTCCGTGTTCTCGCTCAACAGCTTCGTGCGCCTGAACTCGAACGCCATCGGTCGTGTAGCCGAAACGACACCAGGCCAGCCCCTGCGCCCGATCGTCCAGCTCATTTTTGATGCCGACGGCAACGAAATCTCCGAGGAGCGCTTTATATCCCTGAAGGAATTTCCTCTCCTCTATATTATTGACGAGGTAGAAGAGTCCGAACTGCCCTCGAACCAGTGAGAAAATCCCTCTTGATGATGAAACGGCTCCTTATTAATACAACCATTGCGCTATGCCTTTGCGCCATTCTTGCTCCCGCCGATGTCTTGCACGCCGCAGGCGCCTCGCCTGCGCCCGATGAAACTTTCACCTACAACATTGAATTTCTATTTTTCACCAAGGCGGCGCAAGGCGAGTTAAAATTCAGGCACATAGAGGGCAACCGCTACAAAGCCGAGCTTATCGCCGAAACCAAGGGCCTGGTCGGCGTTCTCATGTACGGCAGGAAAAATCACTATATCTCGGAAATGGTGTATGACCCGGTAAAGCGGCGCTTCATAAGCCGCCTCTATACCAAGTTGATACACAAACCAGACGGCACGGAGCGCACAACGGCGGCCATCGACCATAAAAGCCGCACTGTGAGCTGGAAATATTTCTGGAAAGATAAGCTTGAGGGAAGCGGAGTCGACCCGATGCCGCCGGGAGCGCGTGTCGAGGAACTCCTTTCGGCCTTCTTCAACTTCCGCAACGGCAGGCTTGGTGCGCTTACGCCGGGGAAAAAAGTGACACTTTTCACCCTCCCGGACTACAAGGCCAAGGCGACTGACAAGAATCCCGAAGGGGAGGAAAAAAAGTTTCAAAGAATTGAGATCCGGATACCCACCGCCAAGGCCGAGCGCGAATACCGGATAAAGTATGAGCGGAAAGAAAAAAAGGGCGTTCTCGCCCTGGTGAAGCTTCCTAAAAACATCTTTGGCCAGGAAACGGGCGAAGTGCGCGTCTGGCTCGACACGAATATGGTGCCGCTTGCCGCGACGGTTGAGGACGCCATTCTCTTCGGTGATGTTCACGGCGTTCTCGCCAAAACAGCAACCACTCGCTAGCGGTAGGCGTCCCGTATCAACTGCCCCCCGCCCGCCTCTTTTCCAGATTCAGCTTCAATCAAAACCACGTCGAACCGGCAAAAAGCCTGCTGCGCATCGGGGTGCGTCATCAAATAATGCTCGGCTGCGCGGGCGATTCGATGTTGCTTTTGAGCACCGATAGCCTCGGCGCCATCTGAGGCGCCGCCCGGCGGGCGCGTTTTCACCTCGACAAACGCAATGACATCACCCTCGCGCGCGATGATGTCCACCTCGTAGCGGGGTCCCCTGTAATTACGCTCGATAATCTTGAAGCCGCTGCGGCGCAATAGCTTGCAGGCAGCCTCCTCTCCCCTGAGGCCGCGCTCAAGATTCATCCGGCCACGCCTCTAAAAGTGCGTCGATGGAGA
This Nitrospinaceae bacterium DNA region includes the following protein-coding sequences:
- a CDS encoding HD domain-containing protein → TQSISPAAPAPPPEEELAAPSPFAPEPPAPPAERRTNEAPAGTPGEEPKKRRRSVLAGPEYSALNDGSESDSNLLDPIANNPYSSLRDRSIEFVFKFLQAIANDEVISLDEAEDIVYDCIEEPEAMEHLYTLAVSVIDTSNSMAIHLFNHMVYSLKLGQGLKWPEDRLIRLGVASLIHDVGMCGISQHIRHKEGKLTSEEIAEIRVHPQYGMEIILHMFGDQFQWLAEAIYHEHERENGRGYPQGLSGGEISEYAKIIGLADV
- a CDS encoding DUF3108 domain-containing protein, which gives rise to MMKRLLINTTIALCLCAILAPADVLHAAGASPAPDETFTYNIEFLFFTKAAQGELKFRHIEGNRYKAELIAETKGLVGVLMYGRKNHYISEMVYDPVKRRFISRLYTKLIHKPDGTERTTAAIDHKSRTVSWKYFWKDKLEGSGVDPMPPGARVEELLSAFFNFRNGRLGALTPGKKVTLFTLPDYKAKATDKNPEGEEKKFQRIEIRIPTAKAEREYRIKYERKEKKGVLALVKLPKNIFGQETGEVRVWLDTNMVPLAATVEDAILFGDVHGVLAKTATTR
- a CDS encoding YraN family protein yields the protein MNLERGLRGEEAACKLLRRSGFKIIERNYRGPRYEVDIIAREGDVIAFVEVKTRPPGGASDGAEAIGAQKQHRIARAAEHYLMTHPDAQQAFCRFDVVLIEAESGKEAGGGQLIRDAYR